One region of Triticum aestivum cultivar Chinese Spring chromosome 6B, IWGSC CS RefSeq v2.1, whole genome shotgun sequence genomic DNA includes:
- the LOC123134489 gene encoding uncharacterized protein, whose translation MMASRAAAALRAAALQGYFRRSASTAAAHAERPKAKPMGDYVPVYVALGMIGLAGALGLHTARQQLAHAPNVWVDKRKREAVPEVADPDLALDEAERFVGGSVFRKVAHVQDDRSLTAGVADPVTDYPARKAVTLKDVGVDPPGMPEQSREGVLDRILKKNTA comes from the exons ATGATGGCTTCACGAGCCGCCGCCGCTCTCCGCGCGGCCGCCCTGCAGGGCTACTTCCGGAGGTCGGCCTCCACCGCGGCGGCGCACGCCGAGAGGCCCAAGGCCAAGCCCATGGGCGACTACGTGCCGGTGTACGTGGCGCTGGGGATGATCGGCCTGGCGGGGGCGCTGGGACTGCACACGGCGCGGCAGCAGCTGGCGCACGCGCCCAACGTCTGGGTCGACAAGCGCAAGCGCGAGGCGGTGCCCGAGGTGGCGGACCCGGACCTCGCCCTCGACGAGGCCGAGCGCTTCGTCGGCGGCTCCGTGTTCCGGAAGGTCGCCCACGTCCAGGATGACCGCTCCCTCACCGCCGGCGTCGCCGACCCCGTCACCGACTACCC GGCGAGGAAGGCTGTGACGCTCAAGGACGTCGGCGTGGACCCGCCGGGAATGCCCGAGCAGAGCAGGGAGGGCGTCCTCGACAGGATCTTGAAGAAGAACACCGCTTAA